A genomic region of Daphnia carinata strain CSIRO-1 chromosome 5, CSIRO_AGI_Dcar_HiC_V3, whole genome shotgun sequence contains the following coding sequences:
- the LOC130695798 gene encoding chorion peroxidase-like: MVGDENQASGSTTIWFMQYGQFLDHDIVATPEISNDDGSPISCCKPDGKYLEEADRSHGKCLPIEVPDNDPFYSKFGRTCLPLIRANLACRSDGKLGNAAQLNGNTHFIDLSLVYGSDDKRAGELRFRVKGELKVTVKEGPGFHKFELLPPAETSPLDAPCTLPRELTGSEPPANITCFKAGDGRPDVTPSMATTQVIFLREHNRLARELAELNPYWDDERLFQEARRILIAQAQHITYNEWLPILLGRTKMAELGLLPLQSGFSSDYDEQLNPSILGEFVGAAFRFGHSLIQGKTLLLNKQRAAEKVIWLREHYFKPQLLYTPGNVDKFLIGLATQPTQKVDLSFTREVTEHLFQERGVDFGLDLVALNIQRGRDFGLGTYNAYRELCGIGRARDFDGLADTIKPEIIQRLKAVYNSVDDIDLFIGGVSETKSKNAYVGPTFLCILTDQFLKLKRGDRHFYDLGGQPSSFTEDQLNEIRKASLARIVCDNSEVNEIQPIVFKMPTPINPTVSCQSTSIPRMNLHPWKEASRPSGGYGGYGGYGGYGGYGGYY, encoded by the exons ATGGTTGGCGACGAAAATCAAGCCAGCGGGTCGACAACAATCTGGTTCATGCAGTATGGACAATTTCTAGATCA TGATATCGTGGCAACTCCAGAAATATCGA acgatgACGGCTCACCGATCAGCTGTTGTAAACCGGACGGAAAATATCTTGAAGAAGCGGATCGCAGTCATGGCAAATGCCTTCCCATTGAGGTTCCAGACAACGACCCATTTTACTCCAAATTCGGCCGAACTTGCCTTCCCCTTATCCGAGCCAACCTAGCG TGCAGAAGCGATGGCAAATTGGGCAATGCAGCGCAG CTCAACGGAAATACCCATTTCATAGATTTATCGCTCGTTTATGGCTCCGACGATAAAAGAGCAGGTGAGCTGCGATTTCGCGTAAAGGGGGAACTGAAGGTCACTGTGAAAGAAGGCCCCGGTTTTCACAAGTTTGAGTTGCTACCACCAGCCGAAACTAGTCCACTGGATGCGCCTTGCACCTTGCCACGCGAATTGACTGGTTCTGAACCACCTGCAAATATCACATGTTTCAAAGCCG GCGATGGCCGTCCCGATGTAACGCCCTCTATGGCTACCACTCAAGTTATTTTCTTGCGGGAACACAATAGACTTGCCAGAGAGTTGGCAGAGTTGAATCCATACTGGGATGATGAACGCCTCTTTCAGGAGGCCCGACGCATTTTGATTGCCCAAGCTCAACACATCACCTACAACGAATGGCTACCAATTCTTCTCGGTCGCACAAAAATGGCCGAACTTGGCCTGTTACCATTGCAGAGTGGTTTCAGTAGCGACTACGATGAACAACTTAATCCCAGTATCTTGGGTGAATTTGTTGGCGCTGCTTTCCGTTTCGGCCATTCTCTCATCCAGGGCAAAACTCT ATTGCTCAACAAACAAAGGGCCGCGGAGAAAGTAATCTGGTTGCGTGAACATTATTTTAAGCCACAGCTCCTCTACACGCCTGGCAACGTTGATAAATTCCTTATTGGTTTGGCTACTCAACCCACTCAAAAAGTGGATCTGTCTTTCACTAGAGAG GTCACTGAGCATTTATTCCAAGAACGAGGCGTAGATTTCGGTTTGGATTTGGTAGCTCTCAACATCCAGCGTGGACGCGACTTTG GACTAGGAACCTACAATGCTTACCGTGAACTTTGTGGTATTGGACGTGCCAGAGATTTCGATGGCCTTGCCGATACAATTAAGCCAGAG ATTATTCAGCGTTTGAAAGCGGTGTACAACTCTGTAGACGATATTGACCTGTTCATTGGAGGCGTTAGCGAGACAAAATCCAAAAATGCTTACGTAGGCCCTACATTCCTATGTATTCTCACCGACCAGTTCTTGAAACTGAAGCGTGGAGATCGTCACTTCTACGACTTAGGCGGCCAACCCAGTTCATTCACTGAAG ATCAACTGAATGAAATTCGTAAGGCAAGTTTGGCCCGAATCGTTTGTGACAACAGCGAAGTTAATGAAATTCAACCGATAGTTTTCAAAATGCCAACGCCGAT AAACCCAACGGTCAGTTGCCAATCCACCTCCATTCCCCGTATGAACCTTCACCCATGGAAAGAAGCTTCTAGGCCAAGTGGCGGGTATGGCGGATATGGTGGGTATGGTGGGTATGGTGGGTATGGTGGATATTACTAG
- the LOC130696029 gene encoding peroxidase-like — MGLFFAASEAYGPPVHPRYDYVVQDTYYRRGSPPSYTSPPPSYTPSYTPPPSSTPTYEEPEPVHYCPNVAGLATSCRPTKDCSVWYDEVLATPYTACKLSDGSAGSCCPDVPYNYKGTPFKEPPACEGGIELDDHVGCLDVFSVNAAVDAGELELRLHKETAKRLKDNDIVVKAASARATHARFSNPSEHARQVNTEAFVGVHTAVVLVKRFKIKTEQVGCALHKFKLSETDLNQKCTSVSKAHCSEDKLNSTFRMIDGSCNNERHFVWGRAATQYHRMLASDYADGVWAPRISRSGAELPSPRLVSTTLVRDEDKPSESTTIWFMQFGQFIDHDIVSTPEMTNEDGTPVTCCGEDGTHLPDADRSHGKCLPIDVPTNDPFFAKFGRTCLHFVRASLACRTDHQLGHAAQLNDNTHFLDLSLVYGSNDKTARELRTGANGELNVTLKQGKGFHKFDLLPQSEGSPLQAPCTLPRELTGVEPPQNVRCFKAGDGRPDVTPNMATSQILFLREHNRLAKGLAELNPSWDDERLYQEARRILIAQAQHITYNEWLPILLGRTKMAELGLLPLQSGFSTDYDDHLNPSILSEFVAGAFRFGHSMVQGKALMVNEQRSIEKDILLRHHFFKPQTLYTPGNLDKYLIGLATQPTQRVDLSFTKELTQHLFEEAGKGFGLDIVALNIQRGRDFGLGSYNDYRELCGVGRATHFDGLTDLIDPVVIQRFKEVYATVDDIDLFVGGVSEAKAEGAYVGPTFQCILADQFLKLKRGDRHFYDLGGQPSSFTEEQLNEIRKTSLARIVCDNSQVEEIQPMVFKMPSTINPIVSCQSSAIPRMSLLPWQEGTKPKSDGYYGGYY, encoded by the exons ATGGGCCTATTTTTCGCCGCCAGCGAAGCTTATGGTCCACCGGTGCATCCACGATACGACTATGTCGTTCAAGATACATATTACAGAAGAGGTTCACCACCCTCATACACATCGCCACCACCATCATACACACCATCATACACTCCACCACCATCATCAACACCAACTTACGAGGAGCCAGAGCCGGTCCACTATTGTCCCAATGTCGCTGGTTTAGCCACGAGTTGCCGCCCTACTAAGGATTGTTCAGTATGGTATGATGAAGTTCTCGCCACGCCATACACAGCTTGCAAATTGAGTGATGGAAGCGCAGGATCCTGCTGTCCCGATGTTCCCTATAACT ACAAGGGAACGCCATTCAAGGAGCCTCCTGCCTGTGAGGGCGGAATTGAATTGGACGATCATGTTGGATGTCTCGACGTATTTTCTGTGAACGCAGCTGTTGACGCCGGTGAACTAGAGTTAAGATTACACAAAGAAACAGCCAAGCGTCTCAAAGATAACGACATTGTCGTCAAAGCCGCTTCAGCCCGTGCTACACATGCCCGTTTCTCCAACCCATCAGAGCACGCTCGCCAAGTAAACACAGAAGCATTCGTCGGTGTCCACACTGCCGTTGTTCTCGTTAAAAG ATTCAAGATCAAAACCGAACAGGTTGGCTGCGCGTTGCACAAATTCAAGCTGTCAGAAACCGATCTGAATCAAAAATGTACCTCCGTAAGCAAGGCCCATTGTAGTGAGGACAAATTGAATTCCACCTTCCGAATGATAGACGGTTCTTGTAACAACGAAAGACACTTCGTTTGGGGTCGTGCAGCCACTCAATACCATCGCATGCTCGCTTCTGATTATGCTGATG GTGTTTGGGCTCCCCGAATCTCCAGAAGCGGTGCCGAACTTCCTAG TCCCCGTTTGGTATCCACTACCTTGGTTCGTGATGAAGACAAACCTAGTGAGTCGACGACAATCTGGTTCATGCAGTTCGGACAATTTATAGACCA CGATATCGTCTCAACTCCAGAAATGACGA acgaAGATGGAACACCGGTTACCTGTTGCGGCGAAGATGGAACACATCTTCCGGACGCCGATCGCAGTCACGGCAAATGCCTTCCCATCGACGTCCCTACGAACGATCCATTTTTCGCCAAATTTGGCCGAACTTGCCTCCACTTTGTCCGAGCTAGCCTTGCG TGCAGGACCGATCATCAATTGGGTCATGCGGCGCAG CTCAACGACAACACCCATTTCTTGGATTTATCGCTCGTTTATGGCTCTAACGATAAAACAGCAAGAGAGCTGCGGACAGGCGCGAACGGAGAACTGAATGTCACGCTGAAACAGGGCAAAGGTTTCCACAAGTTTGACTTGCTACCTCAAAGCGAAGGTAGTCCTCTGCAAGCTCCTTGCACGTTACCCAGAGAACTGACAGGTGTTGAACCACCCCAAAATGTCAGATGCTTCAAAGCCG GCGATGGCCGTCCTGACGTGACCCCCAATATGGCCACCTCGCAAATTCTCTTCTTGCGAGAGCACAACAGGCTTGCAAAAGGATTGGCAGAGTTGAATCCATCGTGGGATGATGAGCGCCTTTACCAGGAAGCCCGACGCATTTTGATTGCTCAAGCTCAGCACATCACCTACAACGAATGGCTACCTATTCTTCTCGGTCGCACGAAAATGGCCGAACTTGGCTTATTGCCATTGCAGAGTGGTTTCAGTACAGATTACGACGATCACCTCAATCCCAGCATCTTGAGCGAATTCGTCGCCGGTGCCTTCCGTTTCGGTCACTCTATGGTTCAAGGAAAGGCTTT AATGGTCAACGAACAAAGGTCCATTGAGAAAGATATCCTGTTACGTCATCACTTTTTTAAACCGCAAACGCTCTACACTCCTGGAAATCTTGATAAATACCTTATCGGTTTGGCTACTCAACCCACTCAGAGAGTTGATTTGTCATTCACAAAAGAG CTCACTCAGCACTTGTTCGAAGAAGCAGGCAAGGGTTTCGGTTTGGATATCGTGGCTCTTAACATTCAGCGTGGACGCGATTTCG GACTTGGAAGCTATAATGATTACCGAGAACTTTGCGGTGTCGGACGAGCCACACATTTCGATGGTCTTACCGATTTAATTGATCCTGTG GTTATCCAGCGTTTCAAAGAGGTGTACGCCACTGTGGACGATATTGACCTGTTTGTTGGAGGTGTTAGCGAGGCAAAAGCAGAAGGCGCTTACGTAGGCCCAACCTTCCAATGTATTCTGGCCGACCAGTTCTTGAAACTGAAGCGAGGAGATCGTCACTTTTACGATCTAGGTGGCCAACCCAGTTCATTCACCGAGG AACAATTGAACGAAATCCGCAAGACAAGTTTAGCCCGCATTGTTTGCGACAACAGCCAAGTTGAGGAGATTCAACCAATGGTTTTCAAGATGCCATCTACCAT CAATCCTATCGTGAGTTGCCAATCTTCCGCCATTCCTCGTATGAGCCTCCTCCCATGGCAAGAAGGTACTAAACCGAAGAGTGATGGATACTATGGTGGATATTACTAG
- the LOC130696030 gene encoding peroxidase-like, with amino-acid sequence MSWVSGMLLMGVAFAVASAYTNPPLPPQYVVQERPNYGEVPRPTYHQTYCPKIAGLESHCRLSKDCAVWHNEVFSYPNTACKLSDGSPGTCCPDLPYNYKGTSFKEPPLCEGKVELDDHVECLDVFSVNAASDVGEFELRLHKETAKRLREKGIVVQAASPRATHARFSNPSEQARNVTTEAFVGVHTAVVLVKRFKIKTDQVGCALHRFKLSETDLDDKCNTVSKAHCSEDKLNSPFRTIDGSCNNERHFVWGRSVTQYHRILPSDYDDGVWSPRKSTNGNTLPSARLVSVALMHDVDQPSESTTIWFMQYGQFIDHDLVSTPEMSNEDGTPVVCCSDDGEHLDDEDRSHGKCLPIEVPKNDPFFSKFGRTCIPLIRAGLACRTDGKLGHAAQLNDNTHFLDLSLVYGSDDKKAEELRKGENGELKVTARHGGPEFDLLPPLDSPSPLQAPCTLPKEVSGIDPPADVKCFKAGDGRPDVTPNMATSQIIFLREHNRLARELAQLNPSWKDERLYQEARRILIAQAQHITYNEWLPILLGRAKMAELGLLPLQSGFSRDYDEHLNPSILNEFVGAAFRFGHSMVQGKALLMNEERIVEKSLLLRHHFFKPQEHYTPGNLEKFLIGLATQPSQKVDPYFTVELTEHLFEQAGKGFGLDLVALNIQRGRDLGLGSYNDHRELCGIGRAKDFDGLRDLFAPAIIQRFKEVYNSVDDIDLFVGGISEAKAEGAYVGPTFQCILADQFLKLKRGDRHFYDLGGQPGSFTEAQLNEIRKTSLARIVCENSHVYNIQPMVFKTPSAMNPIVSCQSYSIPRIDLRPWQEDYKQKAYSQPW; translated from the exons ATGTCGTGGGTTAGCGGAATGCTATTGATGGGCGTAGCGTTCGCCGTCGCCAGCGCTTACACAAATCCTCCCTTGCCTCCTCAATATGTTGTCCAGGAGCGGCCAAATTACGGAGAAGTCCCAAGACCAACTTACCACCAAACCTACTGCCCAAAAATTGCTGGACTAGAGTCGCATTGCCGACTTAGTAAGGATTGCGCCGTGTGGCACAACGAAGTTTTCTCTTATCCGAACACGGCTTGCAAATTGAGCGATGGATCTCCAGGAACCTGCTGCCCCGATCTTCCGTACAACT ACAAGGGAACATCGTTCAAGGAGCCTCCTCTATGCGAGGGTAAAGTTGAGTTGGACGACCATGTTGAATGTCTCGACGTATTTTCGGTGAACGCAGCCTCTGACGTTGGTGAATTTGAGCTAAGATTGCACAAAGAAACAGCCAAACGTCTCCGAGAAAAGGGCATCGTAGTTCAAGCCGCTTCACCCCGAGCTACACATGCCCGTTTCTCCAACCCATCAGAACAGGCCCGCAACGTAACCACCGAAGCATTCGTCGGTGTCCATACAGCAGTCGTTCTCGTTAAAAG attcaaaatcaaaaccgACCAGGTTGGCTGCGCTTTGCACAGATTCAAGCTGTCAGAAACCGATTTAGACGACAAATGTAACACCGTAAGCAAGGCCCATTGTAGTGAGGACAAATTGAATTCCCCCTTCCGAACGATAGACGGTTCGTGTAATAACGAAAGACACTTCGTTTGGGGTCGTTCAGTTACTCAGTACCATCGTATACTTCCATCCGACTACGACGATG GTGTCTGGTCTCCCCGAAAATCCACTAACGGTAACACACTTCCCAG CGCCCGCCTCGTATCCGTTGCTTTGATGCATGATGTTGACCAGCCTAGCGAGTCGACCACAATCTGGTTCATGCAGTACGGACAATTTATAGACCA CGATTTGGTGTCGACTCCGGAAATGTCGA ACGAAGACGGAACACCAGTTGTCTGTTGCAGTGACGACGGGGAACATCTTGACGATGAGGATCGCAGTCACGGCAAGTGCCTTCCCATTGAGGTCCCAAAGAACGATCCATTTTTCTCCAAATTCGGCCGAACTTGCATCCCACTCATTCGAGCCGGTCTAGCG TGCAGAACCGATGGCAAACTTGGTCATGCAGCTCAA ctcaACGACAACACCCATTTCTTGGATTTATCACTTGTTTATGGCTCCGACGATAAAAAGGCAGAAGAGCTGCGCAAAGGCGAGAACGGTGAACTGAAGGTCACTGCAAGACACGGTGGTCCAGAGTTCGATTTGCTACCACCACTCGACAGCCCTAGCCCTCTGCAAGCCCCTTGCACCTTGCCCAAGGAAGTGTCTGGTATTGATCCACCTGCAGATGTCAAATGCTTCAAAGCCG GCGATGGTCGTCCCGATGTAACCCCAAATATGGCTACCTCGCAAATTATCTTCTTGAGGGAGCACAATAGACTTGCACGAGAATTGGCACAGTTGAATCCATCGTGGAAGGATGAGCGTCTGTACCAGGAAGCCCGGCGCATTTTGATTGCTCAAGCTCAACACATCACCTACAACGAATGGCTACCTATCCTTCTCGGCCGGGCGAAAATGGCCGAACTTGGCCTGTTGCCACTGCAGAGTGGTTTCAGTAGAGATTATGATGAACACCTCAATCCCAGCATTCTGAATGAATTTGTCGGCGCTGCTTTCCGTTTCGGTCACTCTATGGTGCAAGGAAAAGCTCT ATTGATGAACGAAGAAAGGATTGTGGAGAAATCCCTCTTGTTACGTCATCACTTTTTCAAACCACAGGAGCACTACACTCCTGGCAATCTTGAAAAATTCCTCATCGGCCTGGCTACACAACCCAGCCAAAAAGTGGATCCCTATTTCACTGTtgag CTTACCGAGCATTTGTTCGAGCAAGCAGGCAAGGGTTTCGGTTTGGATTTGGTGGCTCTTAACATTCAGCGTGGACGCGATTTAG GACTTGGTAGCTATAATGATCACCGAGAACTCTGCGGCATTGGACGAGCAAAGGACTTCGATGGCCTTCGCGATTTATTCGCCCCTGCG ATCATCCAGCGTTTCAAAGAGGTGTACAACTCTGTGGACGATATTGACCTGTTTGTTGGAGGCATTAGCGAGGCAAAGGCAGAAGGCGCTTACGTAGGCCCTACCTTCCAATGTATTTTGGCAGACCAGTTCTTGAAACTGAAGCGTGGAGATCGTCATTTCTACGATCTAGGCGGCCAACCCGGTTCATTCACAGAAG CACAATTGAACGAAATCCGCAAGACCAGCTTGGCCCGAATCGTTTGCGAAAACAGCCACGTTTATAACATCCAGCCAATGGTTTTCAAAACTCCATCTGCAAT GAATCCTATCGTGAGCTGCCAATCTTACTCTATTCCCCGTATCGACCTTCGCCCATGGCAAGAGGATTATAAACAGAAGGCCTACAGTCAACCGTGGTAG
- the LOC130696031 gene encoding peroxidase-like isoform X3: MSWVSGMLLMGVAFAVASAYTNPPLPPQYVVQERPNYGEVPRPTYHQTYCPKIAGLESHCRLSKDCAVWHNEVFSYPNTACKLSDGSPGTCCPDLPYNYKGTSFKEPPLCEGKVELDDHVECLDVFSVNAASDVGEFELRLHKETAKRLREKGIVAQAASPRAAHARFSNPSEQARNVTIEAFVGVHTAVVLVKRFKIKTAQVGCALNRFKLSETDLDDKCNTVSKAHCSENRLNSPFRTIDGSCNNERHFVWGRSVTQYHRMFPSNYDDGVWTPRKATNGNALPSPRLVSVALMHDVDQPSESTTIWFMQYGQFLDHDLVLTPEMSNEDGTPIVCCSEDGKHLDEEDRSHGKCLPIEVPKNDPFFSKFGRTCIPLIRAALACRTDGKLGHAAQLNDNTHFLDLSLVYGSDDKKAEELRARENGELKVTERPGGPEFDLLPPSDNQNQTCTLPKEVSGIDPPADVRCFKAGDGRVDVTPNMATSQILFMREHNRLARELSQLNPSWKDERLYQEARRILIAQAQHITYNEWLPILLGRTKMAELGLLPLQSGFSRDYDEHLNPSILNEFVGAAFRYGHSMVQGKALLMNEERVVEKSLLLRQHYFKPQELYTPGNLDKFLIALATQPSQKVDPYFTIELTEHLFEETGKGFGLDLVALNIQRGRDLGLGSYNAHRELCGVGRAKDFDGLRDLFAPAIIQRFKELYNSVDDIDLFVGGISEAKPEGAYVGPTFQCILADQFLKLKRGDRHFYDLGGQPGSFTEAQLNEIRKTSLARIVCENSRVYNIQPMVFKTPSAMNPIVNCQSYSIPRIDLRPWQEDYNQKAYSQRW, encoded by the exons ATGTCGTGGGTTAGCGGAATGCTATTGATGGGCGTAGCGTTCGCCGTCGCCAGCGCTTACACAAATCCTCCCTTGCCTCCTCAATATGTTGTCCAGGAGCGGCCAAATTACGGAGAAGTCCCAAGACCAACTTACCACCAAACCTACTGCCCAAAAATTGCTGGACTAGAGTCGCATTGCCGACTTAGTAAGGATTGCGCCGTGTGGCACAACGAAGTTTTCTCTTATCCGAACACGGCTTGCAAATTGAGCGATGGATCTCCAGGAACCTGCTGCCCCGATCTTCCGTACAACT ACAAGGGAACATCGTTCAAGGAGCCTCCTCTATGCGAGGGTAAAGTTGAGTTGGACGACCATGTTGAATGTCTCGACGTATTTTCGGTGAACGCAGCCTCTGACGTCGGTGAATTTGAGCTAAGATTGCACAAAGAAACAGCCAAACGTCTCCGAGAAAAGGGCATCGTAGCTCAAGCCGCTTCACCCCGTGCTGCACATGCCCGTTTCTCCAACCCATCAGAACAGGCCCGCAACGTAACCATCGAAGCATTCGTAGGTGTCCATACTGCAGTCGTTCTCGTTAAAAG attcaaaatcaaaaccgCCCAGGTTGGCTGCGCTTTAAATAGATTCAAGCTGTCAGAAACCGATTTAGATGACAAATGTAACACCGTAAGCAAGGCCCATTGCAGTGAGAACAGATTGAATTCCCCCTTCCGAACGATAGACGGTTCGTGTAATAACGAAAGACACTTCGTTTGGGGTCGTTCAGTTACTCAGTACCATCGTATGTTCCCATCTAATTATGATGatg GTGTTTGGACTCCCCGAAAAGCCACTAACGGTAACGCACTTCCCAG CCCCCGTCTCGTATCCGTTGCTTTGATGCATGATGTTGACCAGCCTAGCGAGTCGACCACAATCTGGTTCATGCAGTACGGACAATTTCTAGACCA CGATTTGGTGTTGACTCCAGAAATGTCGA acgaAGACGGAACACCAATTGTCTGTTGCAGTGAAGACGGGAAACACCTTGATGAGGAGGATCGCAGTCACGGCAAGTGCCTTCCCATTGAGGTCCCAAAGAACGATCCATTTTTCTCCAAATTCGGCCGAACTTGCATTCCACTCATCCGAGCTGCTCTAGCG TGCAGAACCGATGGCAAACTGGGTCATGCAGCTCAG CTCAACGACAACACCCATTTCTTGGATTTATCACTTGTTTATGGCTCCGACGATAAAAAAGCAGAAGAGCTGCGCGCACGAGAAAATGGTGAACTTAAGGTTACTGAGAGACCCGGTGGTCCAGAGTTCGATTTGCTACCACCAAGCGATAATCAGAACCAAACTTGCACCTTGCCTAAGGAAGTGTCTGGTATTGATCCACCTGCTGATGTCAGATGCTTCAAAGCCG GCGATGGCCGTGTCGATGTAACACCAAATATGGCTACGTCGCAAATTCTCTTTATGAGGGAACACAACAGACTTGCTCGAGAATTGTCACAGTTGAATCCATCGTGGAAGGATGAGCGTCTCTACCAGGAAGCCCGACGCATTTTGATTGCTCAAGCTCAGCACATCACCTACAACGAATGGCTACCTATCCTTCTCGGCCGCACGAAAATGGCCGAACTTGGCCTGTTGCCACTGCAGAGTGGATTCAGTAGAGATTATGATGAACACCTCAATCCCAGCATTCTGAATGAATTTGTCGGCGCTGCTTTCCGTTACGGTCACTCTATGGTGCAAGGAAAGGCTCT ATTGATGAACGAAGAAAGGGTTGTGGAGAAATCCCTCCTGTTACGCCAACACTATTTCAAACCGCAGGAGCTCTACACCCCTGGCAATCTTGATAAATTCCTTATTGCTCTGGCTACTCAACCCAGCCAAAAAGTGGATCCCTATTTCACGATTGAG CTTACCGAGCATTTGTTCGAAGAAACAGGCAAGGGTTTCGGTTTGGATTTGGTGGCTCTTAACATTCAGCGTGGACGCGATTTAG GACTTGGTAGCTATAATGCTCACCGAGAACTCTGTGGTGTTGGACGAGCAAAGGACTTCGATGGCCTTCGCGATTTATTCGCTCCTGCG ATCATCCAGCGTTTCAAAGAGCTGTACAACTCTGTGGATGATATTGACCTGTTCGTTGGAGGCATTAGCGAGGCAAAGCCAGAAGGCGCTTACGTAGGCCCTACCTTCCAATGTATTTTGGCAGACCAGTTCTTGAAACTGAAGCGTGGAGATCGTCATTTCTACGATCTAGGCGGCCAACCCGGTTCATTCACAGAAG CACAATTGAACGAAATCCGCAAGACCAGCTTGGCCCGAATCGTTTGCGAAAACAGCCGCGTTTATAACATCCAGCCAATGGTTTTCAAAACTCCATCTGCAAT GAATCCTATCGTGAATTGCCAATCTTACTCTATTCCTCGTATTGACCTTCGCCCATGGCAAGAGGATTATAATCAGAAGGCTTACAGTCAACGCTGGTAG